Proteins co-encoded in one Arachis stenosperma cultivar V10309 chromosome 7, arast.V10309.gnm1.PFL2, whole genome shotgun sequence genomic window:
- the LOC130942183 gene encoding pentatricopeptide repeat-containing protein At1g71210, mitochondrial: protein MLQPLKHVTKCRSLFSSFLIHINNPSSFSSSSSSSSSHNCHTVLRSYIKDWFNTRDPLITRIFQILSSTDSSSDAALDASLAALTLPRLDESFVLTVLHHGTAAADVYPCLRFFDWAGRQSGFHHTRGTFSAIFRILARNRSMSTIIEFLQSFRRRGPAFYPRARFNDTLVIGYAIAGKPEIALQLFGKMRFNGLDLDTFGYHVLLNALVEESYFDAVNDIIRQIRMRGFENRYTNVLIMKSLCKQGKLDEAEVFLFGLVDGGKKLHGSEVSILVRALCRSNRFDHAVRLVSEFGDSGVVPLDHAYGVWIRGLVQGGRLDEALDFFKQKKENKGYIPGLARYNVLIYRLLREDRLDEVYDLFMDMYETAVPPNTVTMNAVLCFFCKKGMVDDALDLFKSRSEFMLSPNHMAYKYLILTLCWDGNAKEAFSVLKSSIDHHFIPDRRTFTRLANVLCRECMIDEMKELLHLALKWKIMPNASMYDNFITALCRAGRVEDSYLNRGDIAARLLVEMKEKGHKVTPALCRVVLCCLLQMDNSRSRFFSLFEMLSHNDRQHYIYDCFIDAAGHAKQAELAWKVLELMQRNGIQPTSSSLSLMLKAYLKSGRTSDALIFFNNVWSRGLATKKLYNCFVIFLCKSKNPEPAYQFFLKMLEDGLNPSIECYEILVQELCSSERYHEAVNLVDMYEKMGRRLTSFLGNILLYRSMFSPEVYNACVRLRGVKEEGKTDWSMLSFVVGAFRRHHRVSHVEDLEKLIAKCFPLDIYTYNLLLRKAWKSDKEQACQLFERMCQRGFEPNQWIYSTMVDGFKRHGMRDKAERWFQESKRIFSNRETRMLI from the coding sequence ATGCTACAGCCACTAAAACATGTAACCAAATGCAGatccctcttctcttcttttctcatTCACATCAACAAcccttcttccttttcttcttcttcttcatcttcttcttctcataaCTGCCACACCGTCTTAAGATCCTACATCAAGGACTGGTTCAACACGCGCGACCCACTCATCACCCGAATCTTTCAGATTCTTTCTTCGACGGACTCTTCCTCCGACGCCGCCCTCGACGCCTCTCTCGCCGCCCTAACACTGCCCCGTCTCGACGAGTCCTTCGTCCTCACCGTACTCCACCATGGCACCGCCGCTGCCGACGTCTACCCCTGCCTCCGCTTCTTCGATTGGGCCGGCCGCCAGTCCGGCTTCCACCACACTCGCGGCACCTTCTCCGCCATCTTCCGAATCCTTGCACGCAACAGATCAATGTCAACCATCATCGAGTTCCTCCAATCCTTCCGCCGCCGTGGTCCAGCCTTCTATCCCCGTGCACGGTTCAACGATACTCTCGTCATTGGATATGCTATTGCGGGTAAACCTGAGATTGCACTCCAACTATTTGGTAAAATGCGGTTTAATGGCTTGGACTTGGATACCTTTGGTTACCATGTGCTTTTGAATGCCCTTGTTGAAGAGAGTTATTTCGATGCTGTTAATGACATTATTAGGCAGATTAGGATGAGAGGTTTTGAGAATCGGTATACCAATGTGCTTATTATGAAGAGTTTGTGCAAGCAGGGTAAGTTGGATGAAGCTGAAGTGTTCTTGTTTGGCTTGGTAGATGGTGGCAAGAAGCTTCATGGCTCCGAGGTGAGTATTCTTGTCCGTGCTTTATGTCGGAGCAATAGGTTTGATCATGCTGTTCGATTGGTTAGCGAGTTTGGGGattcgggagtggtgccgttGGATCATGCTTATGGGGTTTGGATAAGGGGCCTTGTGCAGGGTGGCCGGTTGGACGAGGCCTTGGACTTTTTCAAACAgaagaaggaaaataaaggaTACATTCCTGGTTTGGCGAGGTACAACGTGTTGATTTACAGGCTCTTGAGGGAGGACAGGCTCGATGAGGTGTATGATTTGTTCATGGACATGTATGAGACTGCTGTTCCACCTAACACAGTTACCATGAATGCCGTGCTGTGCTTCTTTTGCAAGAAGGGAATGGTGGATGATGCTCTTGATTTGTTCAAGTCGAGGTCAGAATTTATGCTGTCCCCAAATCATATGGCTTACAAGTACTTGATACTTACTTTGTGTTGGGACGGAAACGCCAAGGAAGCATTTAGTGTGTTGAAGAGCTCAATTGATCACCATTTTATTCCCGATAGACGGACCTTTACTAGGCTTGCCAATGTTCTGTGTAGAGAGTGCATGATTGATGAGATGAAAGAGTTGCTCCATCTTGCCTTGAAATGGAAAATTATGCCTAATGCTTCCATGTATGATAACTTTATAACGGCACTGTGTCGGGCGGGAAGAGTGGAAGATAGTTATTTGAATAGGGGAGATATTGCTGCTCGTCTTCTCGTTGAAATGAAGGAGAAGGGTCATAAAGTGACACCAGCTCTATGTAGAGTTGTTCTTTGTTGTTTACTTCAGATGGACAATTCAAGATCTCGGTTTTTCAGTTTGTTCGAGATGCTGTCCCATAATGATCGTCAACATTATATTTATGATTGTTTCATTGATGCAGCTGGGCATGCCAAGCAGGCTGAGTTGGCTTGGAAAGTGCTTGAGTTGATGCAGAGGAATGGCATTCAGCCCACTTCATCTTCTCTAAGTCTTATGTTGAAAGCTTATTTGAAAAGTGGAAGGACTTCTGATGCTCTTATCTTCTTTAATAATGTTTGGTCTCGTGGATTGGCGactaaaaagttatataattgctttgttatttttctctgcAAGAGCAAGAATCCTGAACCTGCGTATCAGTTCTTCCTCAAAATGTTAGAAGACGGTTTAAATCCAAGCATTGAATGCTATGAAATTCTTGTACAGGAGCTCTGTTCATCGGAAAGATATCACGAGGCAGTGAATCTTGTTGATATGTATGAGAAAATGGGACGTCGATTAACCTCTTTTCTCGGTAACATACTTCTTTATCGATCTATGTTTTCACCGGAAGTTTACAATGCCTGTGTTCGTTTAAGAGGAGTGAAAGAGGAGGGAAAAACTGATTGGTCAATGCTTAGCTTTGTGGTTGGTGCATTTCGTCGTCATCATAGAGTTAGCCATGTTGAGGACTTGGAGAAATTAATCGCAAAGTGCTTTCCACTTGACATTTACACTTACAATTTGTTGTTGAGAAAAGCATGGAAGAGTGATAAGGAGCAGGCTTGTCAGTTGTTTGAAAGGATGTGTCAAAGGGGCTTTGAGCCCAACCAGTGGATTTATAGCACCATGGTTGATGGTTTCAAAAGGCATGGGATGAGAGACAAGGCTGAGAGGTGGTTTCAAGAAAGTAAAAGGATATTCTCCAACAGAGAAACCAGAATGCTCATTTAA